The region GATGGCCCTGGTGTATTTAGAAAGAGCGCTGGCGTCACGAGCTGGCCAAGTACTGTGCAGATATTGTTTCCACCTCCCCTCCTGGCTCAGAGCTGAAAGGATTAGCCTCCCAGGAGCTGCGGCGGAGcgctcctcctcccttcctcctcatccaccaccaccaccaccaccacttcctcCTGGCTGGAAAAAAGCGCTGTCTGAACCGCGCGCAACAGCGACACTCGGCTTTGCCAAAGCCCAGGCAGGCGCGCGCTCGGTGACTTGCTCAGTCGCATTGCACTTCGCATCTCCAGGACTTCGGGAAGAGACGGACGCAGGTGAGAGGAGGGAGTTGGGGTTCAGCAAAGAGGCTGAGGCCGATGGGGAAGAGAGACCAAAACGCCCAGCCTGTTCGCGGAAGGCTCATCCTGAGACGGAGGTGCGTCGTTGGGTTCGATCCGCCCAACGGTGGATCGAACCCAACCCAACGAACCCAAGGATCCGCCCAACGTTTTCTAGGTCGGCCACACTCGGAGGGGAGCGCGAGTCAGAGGAGGGCTCAGCTCGATTTGGGGAAGGAAGGGGGTCGGGGGAAAGTGTGAGAAATCGCCTCCCACGACCCCTTCTGCCCGGCAAAGCGGTGGCTCCAGACGCTGCTCGTGTCTCTGTTGGACCCACGCCGAGCGAGAGAATCCCAGAAGGCCGGGGAGGCGAGGAGGATGAAGCTGGGTACGGTTGACAGACTGGGGTGACTTCGCCCCTGCGTGGAAAAGCCACTTCCCGTCAGCTGCTTCTGCCCCCAACTCTAATCCTCTCTACGCTAGCAGCGGAATTCAAGAAAATTCTGCCGGAGTCTCACTTTCCCTCCCCTGTTCCTCCTACTCGGCAAAATCCTGCTGGGGTTTACTtgttccccctttttaaaatgttggcagGTAAGCTGACTGCGTCTTGCATAGTTTCTTACTTTAAATCTTCCCCTCGTTGTGTCCGGCTTGATCAGTTGCACTGAATTCAAAGGGAgagaaatttcattttttcttcttcttcttccctttgtACGCCACCGGTAATTTTATACCGCTTTTCTTCTTTGGCACTGCTAAGCTGCACTTGTTGTAACCTTTCCTTCTTCCACTCTTGGCCCTTAATAATATAAGATGCTATTTCTGGAGCTccagggtatgtatgtatgtatgtatgtatgtatgtatgtatgtatgtatgtatgtatgtatttatttatttatttatttatttatttatttatttatttgtcttgtatgccgcccattcccggaggactccgggcagctcacaaaagacaagggaaaggggggaacaagacaaagacaacatattaaaaacaaaaccaacattcacaatttctatggaggtagatgcttctcagctccccccagcctgctggaacagccaggacttggtggctttgcggaaggccgggagggtagtaaggatccagatctcaacagggagctcgttccagagggccggagctgcaacagagaaggctctcccccggggagtcgccagccgacattggctggcagatggaatccggaggagacccaacctgtgcgatctaattggtctgagagaggtaatcggcaggaggcggtctctcaggtactcaggtccgatgccatgtagggctttataggtagcgaccagcaccttgaagcggattcggagactaataggtagccagtgcttttttttttaaaaaaaaaagatatgttaCATAGAATTCCAAATGTATTGCAGTATTCTGGCCCTTCGGGGTTCAGGCTCGTGTTTCAGGATCCTAGGAAGCTGCCTTTTCTCCAATCTTACCATTTATCCCTCTATAATCATAATAAAAACATAGATGTTGCTTAAGGATGGAgcccttaatgctctctgagcttccttgtttgCTAGCAGATGTTTCGTTATCCCTCTAGCACAGAAATGGGCATCCTTTCCTTTCAGGTAGAACCTGACTTAGAGGCATTCATTTAGTTTACCATTCGGAGctacaaccacactgaaaaaagtgacttatgactgattttcacacttacagtgCAATCATTGTAGCATCTTCATGGTCGCTTggtcagaatttggatgcttggaaactggcatgtatgaTGGCTGCACtatcctgggtcatgtgattggcATCTGtagccttcccagctggcttctgacaagcaaagtcaatagggaagccagtttcacttaaatgattgtatgattcacttaatagatttagatttttttttagattttatttagcatttataggccgcccttttccctgaggggactcagggcggcttacaatagtaagggaaggggagtgaaagacaaaatacagaaaaaaaatgtgagataactaaaaagtactaaaacacaacattcactcagcattcgggaggggcaagaaaatttatccccaggcctgacgggctagccagatcttgagggctgtacggaaggcctggactgtggtcagggtacgaatctccacggggagattgttccatagcgtcggagcagcaactgagaaggctctcctccgggtggtcgccagtcggcactgactggcggatggaatacggaggaggcccgctctatgcgatctgatgggacgcagggaggttattggcaggaggcggtctctcaaatagtcagatccactaccatggagcgctttatgggtggtaagtaagaccttgaattgcacccggagatctacaggcagccagcgcagctcgcggaggataggtgttatgtgggcgaaccgaggtgcgcccacaatcactcgcgcggccgcgttctgtactagctgaagtctccgggtggcTATATAGCTAtagtggtttgcttaacaacaggcaaaaaagaaataaaatgggccaaaactcactcaacaactgtcttgcttagcaacaaaaatttggggtttagttgtggttgtaaatcatggATTACCTGTATTGTTATTATTTGGATCCCTTCTTTTACTAatttatataatacaatacaatagcagagttggaagggaccttggaggtcttctagtccaaccccctgcctaggcaggaaaccctatgccgtttcaaacaaatggctatccaacatcttcttaaagacttccagtgttggggcattcacaatctctggaggcaagctgttccactgatgaattgttctaactgttaggaaatttctcctcagttctaagttgcttctctccttgattagtttccacccattgcttcttgttctactctcaggtgccttggaaaatagtttgactccctcttctttgtggcaacccctgagatattggaacactgctaacatgtctcccctagtccttctttctattaaactagacatacccagttcctgcaaccgttcttcgtatgttttagtctccagtcccctaatcatcttcgttgctcttctctgcactctttctagagtttccacatcttttctacatctgaccaaaactgaatgcagtattccaagtgtggccttaccaggacattataaagtggtattaacacttcacgtgctcttgattttatccctctgtttatgcagcctagaactgtgttggcttttttggcagctgcagcacacaactggctcctatttaaatggttatccattaggactccaagatccctttcacagttactactgttgagcaaggtaccacctatactgtacctgtgcatttcatttttattgcctaaatgtagaactttactcttttcaccattgaatttcattttattagatagtgcccaatgttcaagtttgtcaagatccttgtatctttagcctatctctAGCCTATAATTTGTTATTGTATTTTGCCTCTACCTTGTGATCCAAGTCCATTGGGTGGATTACATGAATGCCCGCTCCCCAAACAAAGagcaaaacaataaaagttaataacactgagtgatgtcaagctaacATCTACTATCCCAGCATAGAACAGGGACATGAAAACAAGCTGATTGCAAATGTTAGAACTAAAGGAAGAGTTTTAACTTGGCACCATTAAGGTAGCAGCATTTCATATTCACAGTGGCCATTTCTTAAGTGGCTCCTTCCAGCCAAAAGGGCCATCTTGCTTGTAGCCATCAGCCTCACTGGACTTGGCAGGAATATCCAGAACAACACCAGTAAAGAACTTGGAGGAGGTCTTAtctgagagaagagaaaaggacaCCAAAGACAATTAGGGCTTCTGCAGGCTAACCCATATGATGAAAGCCTCAGGGAATGAGATATGTTTAGCCTAACAAAGAGCAGATTTatgggagacctgatagcagtctcccaatacCTGAAGGACTGTCACAGGGAAGAGGATGCCAATTTATTCTCcacagcacctgagggcaggaaaagaagcaatggatggagactcATCAGAGGGAAatacaacctggaaataaggaggaatttcctgacagtgggaatgaTTAGCCAATGAAATAGCTTATCTCCTAGAGTTGTAGatgttcaagaaaagattgggcaaccatttgtctaggATGGAGAAAGGCCGCCTACCTTTAGCAGGagattggacttgaagacctccaaggtcattttCAGACCTGTGATTCTATGAAAGTCTGGCGCTCCAGACCATTATGTCTCAGTCCCAAGACTTTAAATGGGGTCTGAAAACAAGTACCAGCCCATCAAGAGCAAAGGGGATTGTAATATAACTAGACACCCATTTTCATGCACAGGAAAATTGAGGACTGCTCTTCGAagaggttgtttttttcttgctgtgCTTTTTCACAGCCCAGTTTAATCTTGATGAGGATGGCTGGGAAAGGGAGTTAAGAATATGCCCCAATAGAAGAAACTATTTCTTCATTCTTCTTATCAAGGGTGGCAGGGAAAAGTAGACAAAACTCCTTCCAGCTTTCTGTGCTGTACAGAAAAGATCCAAGGTCCTTCCAGGTCCTGCCATCAGCTGCTGCTTCTTTAAACTACAACCAAAATCAGACTCTTCTTTCCAGCACAATCATGTTTTTGGTGACAGCAATTTCTTTCCTTGGTCCACTGTGCTTAGCCTTCTTCCACTCCATTGTTAAATACGcctaatttcttggctgcattagtacaagtagcccttgacttaaaattatttgtttagtgaccattcaaagttacagtggcactggatagagtgacttgtgaccattttttcacacttacaaccatgacAGCATCCCCCAATCATGGGATCAATCTTGGCAactgatggttacagtgtccaggggtcatgcgATCAGTTTGCATGACCctccggcaagcaaagtcaacggggaagccagacccACTTagcaatcgtgttactaacttaaccgctgcagtgattcacttaacaacagtggcaagaaaggttataaacggaggcgaaactcacttaacaactgtcttgcttagcaatgggaacttggagctcaattgtggttgtgaatCAAGGACTGCGTTAGGGGATATTTTGCCCCTTGTTTTGATTCTCTCCAAGACAGCCTCAAAGTGACTTAAGAGGCATAGTGGATGTGACTATAGAAGTCCCTGGGGAAGGTTAGGGTACTTGGTCCACCTTCCCTAACATTGCACCTCCCCCACTTTATGTTTCCCTTCATTTCATTCCTTCCTGTTCAATCTTCTCCAATTCTATCTGGAAagtcctgcagttttcctggcaacatttttcaaaaatggtttgccCTTTTGTCCTTTCTTGGACTGAAAGAGAGGGACTAGATAAGGTCACCAACTggatttgtgcctaaggcaggattagaactcatggtctgtCAGCTTCTAGGCTGATGTCTTAGCCACCACACCAATCTACCTCTTTCATACCCTCACCTTTCTCTTCCATCTTTTCTGCTCTTGATACCCACTTTCCTGGAAACttccagtagcaatagcaatagcaatagctattatagacttatataccgcttcatagggctttcagccctctctaagtggtttacagagtcagcatattggccccacagtctgggtcctcattttacccacttcggaaggatggaaggctgagtcaaccttgagccggtgagatttgaaccgccgaactgcagctaacagtcagctgaagtggctgcagtactgcactctaaccactgcgccacctagactCAGTAGGCAACTctttattaaagagttttaataaattttacaaatatttccccttccccttccctcccctccaacccttcctcccccaacttcccagagcaaaatacagggtataaacatttaacaaacatacactaacataagctaactaactatagcatcctacctccctcttgtactttaactccccttttattaacctaaatttagataaattataacattccttgttcattcataagctaattgaaatttcttagtctgacatttattttgaatgtaatcaatccatcttctccattccaacttgtatttctcatttgaacggtccttcaaatatgctgaaattttgggcatctctgctaaatttactacttttaacgtccattcttgaatagtaggcaattcttccttctttgaGGAGAAGACAATCTTTACCtggggagaaagaggaagcaaGAAGGAAAGCAGCCTTTTCTTACTGCAGTTTCCACAAAAATTAGGAGGACAGTGCTTTCCCTCTTCTTGCCAACTCCAGTCCACCATCCTTGAAGTAAAAGTCCCTTTGCTAACAGCTAGTCAGTTTCATATGTCAATGAAGATGCTCAATCATCCCAGTAGATGTCtagaagttgagtcatggcaactggacttctttctaCTCCTGTTGGTTAGAAACATGTCTCTGCTTATGCAAGTAGCCTATCAGTTTGAGTAAGTTGGTTGGAGGATCCTGGAGGATATATACAAGGAGGTTCCCCCCCACAACCAACTTGCTCtgactgaagaagctgcttgcataagcagcaaaatatttcaaaacaatgggaaaagaaaAGTTGTCCTGTTCCCATGACTCAATTTCTAGACTCACCTTCAATTTGCTGGTCCCCCATGTTGGAACCCACAGGACCTAGCTACTTTTAGTCATGGCAGGCTCTGCCTACCTCCTCCCTGGGGTtgtttcttccctcctctttctcctactTTAGCTTAGGAAATTCCAAGTAGGGTAGACAAATGAGACAGGAAGAGGCTAGGAATGAGACTCACCCATTTCTGCTGCTCTAACTGATGGATCTTCTAGGCTGGTGACAATTGACAGGAAACAGAGCCCAAGGGGGAAACCAATGCAGCAGAAGTGCACCATTCCATAGTGACTCAAAACAGATACAGCAGAGACAGAATAGAAGCTGCTATGAGGACCACAAATGTGCTGTGCTTTCTTAAGAGTAGGTGAACGTCCCTAGGTAATGAGGGAAGCATGAAAAAAGTGCTTTCTAGCTGACCTGATTAGATTGCCAGATCTGCATTTGTGACTCCTCCAAATTAGGGATTTGTTTCTGAGATAATTTAACTCGCTGGCAATATAAACCCCTTGCTGGTTATACAGTCCCTGTGGTATTGCGTAATGCAGGGCTGGGGGTTGGGGAGCACTGGGTTCATTTCTACAAGCAATGAGCATGGGGCATCATAAAGTTGGATATGGTGTGCAAAGCATTTTACCACAATAATACTAAAAATGCCAGAGTGCCTTGTTTTCGTGTCATCCGCTTAAACGGAAAATCGGATCCTTCCAGATCAGCGAGAAGTATAAAAGGCTGACATAAAGCATTCAGTTTTGCAATCGTGCTGTCTCTCGCTGTGCACACAAAGCACCACAATGATCTACTTAGTGAGCAGCTGGGTCCATTGCAGGTGTAGCAAGGAATAAATAAAACCCTTGCATGATGAAAAGCAAGCAGTGCTATCGTGCAAAAGCTATAGGGTTAAAAAGGCATGTGGCTCCAATTGAATTGCTTTCTTTCTATCATTCTACAGATGCATAGGCATTCTTGCTGGCAAATTTAGTCCTGTCCTTTTGTTAGAAGAGTGTATGTATGTAGCATTCCTAGAAAACCTCGCCCAATCCTTGGTAAAGTCAATATACCAGGCTGAAATTATTGTTCTGTTATCACAAATggtgtatattttaaaaacaattcaaatGCATTCATAAAACAGCTTCAGCAGGCCCTGCAGATTTTACCAGATGGGCTGTCAGTCAGAACAGTTCCACTTAAATGGCGTCTGTAACAGCTCATGATTCCGTTGGATCCTCAAAAGCTTTGGGAATTGTGCAGTGCTTGTTTTGCTTGAAAATGATAAGGCTTAATGGCATTGTTATAAAAGAGATAGCTAGGGAACTTCCAGAGCCTCATTCTTGGTCTGTGAGAAAGGTTGGTTGCCTAGGAGATCAGATACCTCAAGGGCAAAGGAATCGCTTGCGCATCCTTTTCTCATATACTCATATACTCCCTAATGAAGTAGAAACCACACCTATCAAAGGATCTCTTTGTTGTGTTTTCATTGTCAAGGTTTAGAAGCGCAGCAAAAATTTGTTATTTCAACTTCATGAGCCCATGTTATAGTGTAGATTTTTTGCCTGTGGTTTCCAAGCAtgctataaattatatatatatggtgtgtgtgtgtgtgtgtgtactcatTGACCATCAATGAAACAATTGTTTGAATCTTCCCCAAATGTTTTTAGTAAGTTCTTTATTTTCTACCATGGCTTTCACTATATATGTTCTTGGTCATAATGGTGAAGAAATTATTCTACAGATTGGTCGTGTTTGAAAGTGGGAGATCCATGGCTTTATATCATATGGAGCATGTTAGATTGTAATGAATAATCAAAATAGCTTAAAATTTTAGCTTCTGTTCACAACACTCATGCTCAGATAAACTTCCCAGCTGTTTTAGCATAGCGCTTTCCACCACACAAAGAaggaaaattaaacagaaatgcAACCACTGTATTATATCCCAGTTAGCCTTCAGGATTTCTTTGTTCTTAACAAAATAGATGCTAAAGCTAGCTTGAAATTACCTTTCTGACTTTTTACAGCTGAATTAAGGCAAGATCCAAATTCAGAAATAACAGAAGGATTTGTCTTCCTCATTAGTCTTACTAGCTTAACCACACCTACCAATAGGATGTCCAAGGAGTGCTTATCAACACCTTTCTATGAAGAATTGATACAAAAATTCTTCAACTTCACATCTTGTTTAAAAAGGGCAGTTTTGGCTGAAGACGAGAATCCATcagcttttcttttctaaagAGACTCCTTTtgagaatcctagggctggaaggaaaATTATTCTACAGATTGGTCGTGTTTGAAAGTGGGAGATCCATGGCTTTTTCAGAAAGATCTGCTCTTAAAGGCTCAGTGGCAGAAACTAAATCTTCGGAGGAAATTATGGCTTTATTGTtatcacaccagaggtgggttgctgccggttcagcatGGTTCGGCcccggagcagctgagagcgaacTGGTATGGTGGCTCTTTTGGCCTGCTCGTCTGCCCAtgctctatacctgtttttacgGCAAAAGGCAATTTTGCACACGGGCGCCTGTGCGAgtcctgacaatcagctggttgtcgCAGGGGTGGTGGATTGTGCGTGCGCACGTGAACGGAATGTTTGTGCGCAATCAGCAAACTGATAGTGAAGTtaagtgcaacccaccactgtatcacaCTGGCCTCCAACtgctattgcagtgtttctcaaccttggcaacttgaagatgtccggacttcaactcccagaattccccagccagcatgctattGTGGGATTCTCTCCTTTTGGGTTATCCTGTGTTTGGCCTTTTCAAGAtgttcagatatttatttatttacttgcaatTTTTGCAAAAGAGTTGTTGGCTAAACATCTTCCTGTTGCAATGTTGGTTGTCGTATCTCTGACACCGTGACAAATAGAAGTTCATCGTTTCTAGCTAGAGTAATTCaggctcacttttttttttttaaatccagtgcAATTGGATAGACACCACTCACACTCTAAAACATACTGACATGTATAGAAAGATATGTGCTGAGCCATAATGCAATTTGTTTGGTTTTCTCCTATATGAATTGTGAGTTAGTCAATGTGCTGTGGTTAATTGGTGGCTAATAAGATAAAAAATGCATATAGGACTCCCACACTGACCTACATTGATCTGAAGATTTGTACAGTCTGTGTTTGAATAATCAGTGGAGCCCCTAAGATTTGTTTGTAATGTACAAGCTCTACAGGTAAAAGGGGACACTATTAACTTTGTTCCCTATCCTTAAAACGTAGACCTTTCTACAGCAAGTCAATTCAACTTCTGGTGTGAGCTCAAATGTAAAGTATAGGAAGGCCTTCTTAATTTCAGGGACCCTAAACTCCAAACTGTTCTTCCCTtaatgattcttcttcttctgtttgaTTTGTAGAATAAGCAACAATGAGGAAATCCCTTGCGACCAGTTGGATTttacttctccttctcctgctccaGATGGAGCCCTCTCTTTCCAAGAAGAAGCCTAAACCTGGTGGTGGCTGGAATACTGGGGGCCAACGCCCACCTGGTTACCCCCAGCAACATCCTCCAAACAGACCTAATTATCCACAAGGTGGTTACCCTCAAGGTGGTTATCCTGGGCAAGGAGGAGGCTACGGAGGAGGCTACGGAGGTGGCTATGGGGGCGGCTATGGGGGCAGCCAGTATGGAAAGCCCTGGAAGCCCAAATCACCCAAGATGAAGCATATGGCAGGAGCAGCTGTGGCCGGAGTTGCAGCAGGTGCATTGGGTGGTTACCTCTTAGGCCGTAGCATGTCAAACGTGCCGTTTATGTTTAGCAATCCTCAAGAGCagcagtggtggtatcaaaaccGCGACCGCTACTCCGACCAAGTTTACTACCCGAAGTATGACCAACCAGTTTCGAGGGACGTCTTCGTGAGAGACTGCACGAACGTCACGGTGACCCAGTACATGGAGCCCAGTGGGAACAGGACAGCAgatgagatggagagaaagacagTGACACAAGTGGTACACCAGATGTGCACTGAGCAATACAGGGTGATGTCAGGTGTCACTTTGCTGCTTGCCAACCCTTCTGTGCTTGTAATGGTTACACTGATTTTATGTTTCCTGATACACTGAGTTGTTTTCCTGAAGGTTCTCTCTTGTTGAGCTAGCAATGTGGAGAAGGGACCTCTAAAAAGCATACACCTGGTGGGAGAATACATTCTTGTGCATGCAATTTTTAGTGGGTGTGTTTAAGAGTTGTTCTATCTCTTAAGTATTCTTGAACATACTGGCTTCTTCTGAGCATACATGGTCCTTTCAT is a window of Thamnophis elegans isolate rThaEle1 chromosome 13, rThaEle1.pri, whole genome shotgun sequence DNA encoding:
- the LOC116517201 gene encoding major prion protein homolog, with translation MRKSLATSWILLLLLLLQMEPSLSKKKPKPGGGWNTGGQRPPGYPQQHPPNRPNYPQGGYPQGGYPGQGGGYGGGYGGGYGGGYGGSQYGKPWKPKSPKMKHMAGAAVAGVAAGALGGYLLGRSMSNVPFMFSNPQEQQWWYQNRDRYSDQVYYPKYDQPVSRDVFVRDCTNVTVTQYMEPSGNRTADEMERKTVTQVVHQMCTEQYRVMSGVTLLLANPSVLVMVTLILCFLIH